Proteins encoded within one genomic window of Pigmentiphaga sp. H8:
- the lnt gene encoding apolipoprotein N-acyltransferase has protein sequence MPLSYAALAGALILGMLQGLAFAPTPFPAWFLPVLQLSTFGGMSWLTWRATSLRGAIWIGAAFGAGTFLVGVSWIYISLHVYAFMAAPLAALGVGLLAAYLALYPALATGVAWWLSQRPTAADGPARLASPLTCVLAMATAWTGAEWLRGVLFTGFPWLNIGYAHVDGPLQGWAPLLGVYGVAFTAALTASGLVWAASAAAERGTASLAAALRPGWRASAAALAVLLVGMAGAAWNWVRPYGAPLTVRLVQANIPLADKFDPAQIWQGMDLHRDLAEAPRADGKPIALTLLPETAVPVFQDQLSAEAWKEWVDSAALRGGTFALGVAMRDIHPDRDYYYNSVISLDGRSSPEQLVAGRVAHRYDKRHLVPFGEFVPPGFRWFVDEMVMPLGDFDRGRERQKPFDIGGQYIAMNICYEDVFGEELLPAVRPGPTDPGATILANVSNLAWFGNSLALPQHLQMSRMRVRETGRPMLRATNTGMTAVVDERAQVVGELAPHSVGALDATVQGTTGLTPYARTGNVPILFIVAALLAVLGWLRIRRVD, from the coding sequence GTGCCCCTGTCTTATGCCGCGCTGGCCGGAGCGCTGATCCTCGGCATGCTACAGGGGTTGGCCTTCGCGCCCACTCCGTTTCCAGCCTGGTTCCTGCCGGTGCTGCAGTTATCCACCTTCGGCGGCATGAGCTGGCTGACCTGGCGCGCCACGAGCCTGCGGGGCGCCATATGGATCGGCGCGGCCTTCGGCGCCGGCACCTTCCTGGTCGGCGTGTCCTGGATCTACATCAGCCTGCACGTCTATGCCTTCATGGCGGCGCCGCTGGCGGCGCTGGGCGTGGGCCTGCTGGCCGCCTATCTGGCGCTGTATCCCGCGCTGGCCACCGGCGTGGCATGGTGGCTGTCGCAGCGGCCAACCGCCGCGGACGGCCCGGCCCGGCTTGCCTCGCCGCTGACCTGCGTGCTGGCGATGGCGACGGCCTGGACCGGTGCGGAATGGCTGCGCGGCGTCCTGTTCACCGGGTTCCCCTGGCTCAACATCGGCTATGCCCACGTCGACGGCCCGCTGCAAGGCTGGGCACCGCTGCTGGGCGTCTACGGCGTGGCCTTCACCGCCGCGCTGACCGCCTCGGGGCTGGTCTGGGCGGCCAGCGCCGCCGCCGAGCGCGGCACCGCCAGTCTCGCGGCCGCGCTGCGCCCGGGATGGCGGGCGTCCGCGGCGGCGCTGGCCGTGCTGCTCGTCGGCATGGCGGGCGCGGCCTGGAACTGGGTGCGCCCCTACGGCGCGCCGCTGACGGTCCGGCTGGTGCAGGCCAATATCCCGCTGGCCGACAAGTTCGATCCGGCCCAGATCTGGCAGGGCATGGACCTGCACCGCGATCTGGCCGAGGCGCCGCGGGCCGACGGCAAGCCCATTGCCCTTACGCTGCTGCCCGAGACCGCCGTGCCGGTATTCCAGGACCAGCTCAGCGCCGAGGCCTGGAAGGAATGGGTGGACAGCGCCGCGCTGCGCGGCGGCACGTTCGCGCTGGGCGTAGCCATGCGCGACATCCATCCCGACCGCGACTACTACTACAACAGCGTCATCTCGCTCGATGGCCGCAGTTCGCCGGAACAACTGGTAGCCGGCCGCGTCGCGCACCGCTACGACAAGCGCCATCTCGTCCCCTTCGGCGAATTCGTGCCGCCCGGCTTCCGCTGGTTCGTGGATGAAATGGTCATGCCGCTGGGCGACTTCGACCGGGGCCGGGAACGGCAGAAACCGTTCGACATCGGCGGCCAGTACATCGCGATGAACATCTGCTACGAGGACGTGTTCGGCGAGGAACTGCTGCCCGCGGTCCGGCCCGGCCCGACCGATCCTGGCGCCACCATCCTCGCCAACGTCAGCAACCTGGCCTGGTTCGGCAATTCACTGGCGCTGCCCCAGCACCTGCAGATGTCGCGCATGCGGGTGCGCGAGACCGGGCGCCCCATGCTGCGCGCCACCAACACCGGCATGACGGCGGTGGTGGACGAGCGGGCGCAGGTGGTGGGCGAACTGGCGCCGCACAGCGTCGGCGCGCTGGACGCGACGGTGCAGGGCACCACGGGGCTCACGCCCTACGCACGCACCGGCAACGTGCCCATCCTGTTCATCGTCGCGGCCCTGCTGGCGGTGCTGGGCTGGCTGCGGATCCGTCGCGTGGACTGA
- the glyQ gene encoding glycine--tRNA ligase subunit alpha — MLTFQQIILRLQEYWSQQGCALLQSYDMEVGAGTSHTATFLRALGPEPWRAAYVQPSRRPKDGRYGENPNRLQHYYQYQVVLKPSPPNILDLYIGSLQALGIDPQEHDIRFVEDDWENPTLGAWGLGWEVWLNGMEVTQFTYFQQVGGIDCKPIMGEITYGLERLAMYLQGVESVYDLVWTEAPDGTRVTYGDVYHQNEVEQSTYNFEHSSAETLFRHFNDYEAQAKRLVEVPLALPAYEMVLKAAHTFNMLDARGAISVTERAAYIGRIRNLSRAIAQAYYESRERLGFPMLARKEAA; from the coding sequence ATGCTGACATTTCAACAAATCATTCTCCGACTCCAGGAATACTGGAGCCAGCAAGGCTGCGCCCTCCTGCAGTCCTACGACATGGAAGTCGGTGCCGGTACGTCGCACACCGCCACGTTCCTGCGGGCGCTCGGCCCCGAGCCCTGGCGCGCGGCCTACGTGCAGCCCTCGCGCCGCCCCAAGGACGGCCGCTACGGCGAGAACCCCAACCGCCTGCAGCACTACTACCAGTACCAGGTGGTGCTCAAGCCCTCGCCCCCGAACATCCTCGACCTCTACATCGGTTCGCTGCAGGCGCTGGGGATCGATCCCCAGGAACACGACATCCGCTTCGTCGAAGACGACTGGGAAAACCCGACGCTGGGCGCCTGGGGCCTGGGCTGGGAGGTCTGGCTCAACGGCATGGAAGTGACGCAGTTCACCTATTTCCAGCAGGTCGGCGGCATCGACTGCAAGCCCATCATGGGCGAGATCACCTATGGCCTGGAACGCCTGGCCATGTACCTGCAAGGCGTCGAAAGCGTCTACGACCTGGTCTGGACCGAGGCGCCGGACGGCACGCGCGTCACCTACGGCGACGTCTACCACCAGAACGAAGTCGAGCAATCCACCTACAACTTCGAGCATTCGTCGGCCGAGACCCTGTTCCGCCATTTCAACGACTACGAGGCCCAGGCCAAGCGCCTGGTGGAAGTGCCGCTGGCGCTGCCGGCCTACGAAATGGTGCTCAAGGCGGCCCACACCTTCAACATGCTCGATGCCCGGGGCGCGATCAGCGTCACCGAGCGCGCCGCCTACATCGGCCGCATCCGCAACCTGTCGCGCGCCATCGCGCAGGCGTACTACGAATCACGAGAACGACTGGGCTTTCCCATGCTTGCACGCAAGGAGGCCGCGTAA